Proteins co-encoded in one Schistocerca cancellata isolate TAMUIC-IGC-003103 chromosome 5, iqSchCanc2.1, whole genome shotgun sequence genomic window:
- the LOC126187834 gene encoding lysophospholipase-like protein 1 isoform X2: MDQPSHVWFDRENISPDVPEHLDTIEPMGKEVVNLIEKEVMSGIPLEHIIIGGFSMGGAMAIHVGYRLKPQVAGVFALSSFLNYNSVVYKHLENYKEQQEFPPLFMCHGDRDDLVPLTWGEETFKNLEKLGVKGQFHTIKNALHELKKQELKAWSDWVRERVPE; the protein is encoded by the exons CCCAGTCATGTGTGGTTTGACCGTGAAAATATTTCTCCTGATGTACCTGAACATCTAGACACAATAGAGCCAATGGGAAAAGAAGTAGTAAATTTGATTGAGAAGGAAGTCATGTCTGGAATTCCTCTTGAACACATAATAATAG GTGGTTTTTCAATGGGAGGAGCAATGGCCATTCATGTTGGATACAGGTTGAAACCACAGGTGGCAGGAGTTTTTGCCTTGTCGTCCTTCCTCAACTACAATTCAGTTGTTTATAAG CATTTGGAGAACTACAAGGAACAGCAAGAATTCCCACCTTTGTTTATGTGTCATGGTGATAGAGATGACCTAGTGCCCTTGACATGGGGTGAAGAAACCTTTAAGAATCTAGAGAAACTTGGTGTGAAGGGTCAGTTCCACACTATCAAGAATGCATTGCATGAACTAAAGAAGCAAGAGCTTAAAGCGTGGAGTGATTGGGTCAGAGAACGCGTACCTGAATAA